The window GTATCAAGAACCGCAATCGCGCCCGGATCGAACGCGCTGCCGCAACTTATGGTGTTCTCGATCACCTGGCGTCGGTGCGCGCGGTCGATCTCGACGTTGTCGAGGTTACTGGGCCGACAGGGCAACATAGGCTGCATGAGCGGATCATCGAGGAATCGCTGATCGCGGCCCAGAATGATCGCGCCGATGTTTTGTTGATAGGGTGCACGGCGTTTTTTGGGTGCGAGGTTATTGTCGGACAAGCGCTGGAGCAGCACGGACTGTCCATCCCCGTGATCAATCCCATCCGAACGACGGTTGCCTACGCAGCCAGCCTACTCGACCTTGGGCTTTCGCATAGCAAGAAGGCTTACCCAGCCCCGCCCATTCGGCCGCGCACGGGTTATCCGTTCAAAGACGGGAGCCCAATACCCGGTGTCAGCGCCAGGTGATCAAGCGACGAAAGTGATGGGAGAGGCGGCGCGTAGGAGCGTCTCCTTGGGAGGCTGTAGAGTCTCTGGCGTCTTGGCGGTGCAATCAACGTGACCAAACACGATCGGTCCCAATTCATTGCGGAACCCACGGAGCTTCAACACCATCGCAGTACGTTGCATGAAATGAAGCTGCTGCGTCGATCGGACTGGTTCGCTCCCGCCCTTGGCTGGCCGACGATGGGAGAGTTTGCACATCTCACCAAAATACCGGTTGAGCGTTGGACAGCAGTGATCTGTGGAAGCCGGCCCCTCGACCTCGACATGGCTATCGCGTTGTCGATCTTCTGGGATGCTCCAGTCGATCATTTCCTTAATGAGACGCCTGGCGGTATCTGATCGGCGGCTTCTAGGGCGCCTTGCCAGCGGGCCCCTTCACAACTTTCATTCCCGTTATCGCTTCGAGCGTGGGCTCTGATCGGAGGCATCCGATCTGATTGCGCGATCCAGCTGCTTTGCGCCTTGTAATCGGCCGTTCCGCGAGATCGGGTGCGTTCCTGAAATCCGCCGTTCGATTATAGCGCCGGGCAATCAACCTCGGACGACTGCTCGGTCGCGGAGAAAATACGCTGCGTCCTTGCGCCCGCAGGATTGCGGTCACGTCGGGACGGCTTGCCGTTGCCTCCTGGCCTGCCAGCATTGCGACGCCACCGGCGAGTTCGGTCGCGATCAGGCCCGTACGTGCTCCGCCGCGATCGCGACGGCCAGCAACACGGCGAAGATGCCCGCGTTCAGCTTTGGCTCCCAATAGTCCATCACGAGCACGGTTAGCGCGAGCCACGCACCGGCACCTGCCACCGAAAACATCACAATGGCCGGGTCGCGCAACATGTCGGGGTGTCGCCGCACCGTCCATAGGCACATCATCCCAAACAGTACCTGCCCGAGCGCGAAGGCGGAGTGTAGTCCGTAGTAAAGCGTGGTCTGCGGCCCCGGCACGTGCTTGCCGCGCAGGTGGTGGCTCACGACATCGACCGCGAAATGCAGCGTGCCGGTGAGCGTCAGCCAACCGAATGCGGCAAGGGTCAGATACTTGGTCATGATTGGCTCCTTGCTAGACCGGTTAGAACCGCACACCCGTCGCGTTTTCCGACAATGCCCACAGGCGCTCGCCAGCCGCGCGGTCCAGCGCTTGTGGGGGGATCTGGGCCTCCGCAGGGTAGCCGCGCGTCTCGCCAAGCCGGTCGGGGCCGTAATAGCCCCCCGCGCGCGCCTCGGGCGCCGCCGCTGCAAATAGCAACGGAAGCGCACCCTGCGCCGCGGGCTGGAAGAGGAACGGCAGCAGCGACCGCACGCGGCTCTGCACGCTGCCACGTCCCGGCCCTTTGTGAAGGAGCTCGGTGCGTGAGACCCCTGGATGTGCGGCGATGCTGGTGATGTTCCAGCCCGCCGCCACGCTGCGCCGCTCAAGCTCGAAGGCGAACATAAGACACGCGATCTTGGATCGGGCATAGACCGGCATTGCCGTATAGCCGGCACTCGCGTTCCACTCGTTCCAGTCGACCGATCCCGATCGCGCCGCGACGCTCGACACGGACACCACGCGGGCACCGGTCGACGCGCGCAGCAACGGCATCAACTGCCCGGTGAGAGCAAAATGCCCGAGATGATTGGTGCCGAACTGCAACTCGAACCCGTCCTCCGTCTCGCGGCGCTTGGGCGGCACCATCACGCCCGCATTGTTGACGAGCAGGTCGACCCGCTGCCGGTCGGCCCGCAGTCGCTCGATGAAGAGCGCGATCGAGTTGAGCGAGGCGAGGTCCAGTACCTCGAAGCGAGCCTTCGCGGCCGGCACGCACGATTCGATGCGGGAAACCGCCTCCGCACCTTTGCGCGGATCGCGGCCGGCGATCACAACCTCGGCGCCGGCACGGCTCAGCGCCAGCGCCACCTCGAAGCCGAGTCCGCCCGTACCGGTCACCACCGCCGCTCGCCCGGCCTGACTAGGCATGTGGCTGGTTGTCCACTTCCGCATCATCACCAATCCTGCTATTTGCACTGGGTGCAGATATTAACTTGCACTCAGTGCAATAATCAAGCGTGAAGTGACGAGAAATGATTGAGAAGGTTGCCGCGCCGTCGCCAGGACTTCGCGAGCGGAAGCGGCAGGAGACGCTGCGAAAGATCACCGATGCTGGCATCAGCCTGTTCATAGACAAGGGCATCGACGCGACGACGTTGGATGAGATCGCGGCGAAGGCGGGCATCTCGCGCCGCACCTTCTTTCACTACTTCAAGTCGAAGGACGACATCCTCCTTTCCCTCCAGCAGGGCATGGGCGAGATGATAGCGGTTCGGGTCCGGCGAGCGGGCGATCGCGTCTCGCCGATCGACGCCATCCGCACCGCGGTGATCGCGGCCTGCGTCGAGGTGCCCGCCGACGACATGGTCGCGATCGACCGGCTTATGCGGTCAAGTCCGGCCGTGCAGGCGCGCAAACAAGCGAGCTATGTCGAGCATGAACGCACGCTGTTCGACGCGCTGCGGGAGCGATGGCCCAACCCCGCGCGTGAGATGGCGCTTCGGCTTATCGCCATGCTCGCGATTGGCGCGATCCGCCTCGCCACGGAGGCGCTTGGCGTCGAAGGCGAACGGCGCACGCTGATCGAGCTTATGGAAACCGCGTTCGATGCGCTGAGCGACGAGCTGTTAGAGGCGGGGACTAACGGTCGAACAGCTTAATTGCGCGCGAGCTTTCCTGAAGCGTCATAGCTTGCGAGACGATAGCTCGATGGCCTCGGCGTCATTCCGCTCCAACCTGCCTGCGGTCCATAGAGCCATCTTTGAAGAGCTTGTCGTTTGCAGCCGGAGCGGTCGACTATGAGTTGGGGAGCCTTCTAGCGGCAAAGCGCCCTAAACTCGGTCGTTCGGAAGCCCAGAACTATTTCCCGAAAGCGGTCATAAGGTTTCCTTGATCATCCCTCGCCTTCAGGCAGTTCGCTTTTCCAAGCTAATTCGATCCGCGCCCTTGCGCTGCTTGACAGCCGCCGCACACCAAGATTGCGAGAGAGTTCCACGGCATCGCCACCCGTGCGAGCGGCGCGCAGTTCGGCAAGAGCGATATCCTCGATCTGTCTGACGTCCTCTGCGCTCGCGGGAATGCGCACCCGATCCCAGAGATTCCGCGCGTCTACATCGGTCCAGATGAACCGGTCACCGCGCTCTTCCTGCTCAACGAAATGTAACTTGTCGACGATCGTCATCACGCGATCCCGGATGATCCGGCCTGCGCGTTGAAACCCATGCGCCCGCGCGATCCGCTGCACCATCAACGTCTCCGCGATCGGCGCCTCCGATACCAACACATGCCGGACGAGCGAGATCAGTACCGCGTCGTAGGACGGTTCGTAAAAACTGTCTGGATCGATCATCGGCGCTAGCGCTGCAAAATCGGTGGCACGGTAGAGGTCTCTCTCTCCGGATGTTGGAGATGCTGCCTGCTCGGATTCGACGAAACGCGCATAAGCGAAAGCGCGTGACGGCGGTTCGTGGCGCACGATATCAATCGTGTCGGCGACGGCCTCAGCCTCCGGCACGGGCCAGTTTTGTTCGACAACGGGCGGGGCGATCGGATCGACATCAGGCGCCGGCGATCCCAACGCAGCAGCGTCTTCCATCGCAGCTTCACGATCGGCGACGGCCGCGCGATCCGCCGCTAACAGGGCCTCAATCTGCTCGTGCAGCCGATCGGTCGCTCGCTCCTTGTCGATCCACCAGTCGGTCGACCAGATGCGAAGCAGGGTCCAGCCGAGCCCTTCGAGGATCGCGGCACGCACCTTGTCGCGATCCCGCGCGGTCGCCGCGCTGTGATAAGAGGCGCCATCGCATTCGACGCCGACCAGATAGTCGCCCGGCCGATCCGGATGTACGACGCCCAGGTCGATGCGGAACTTCGACACGCCGACCTGTGGCACGATCGTCCAGCCGCGACGACGAAGTGCCGCCGCGACGGCCTCTTCGAACGGCGAATCCGCACCGCCCAACGAACCCTTGTTCGCTTCGGCGAGCGCGCGCGGCCCGCGTTCAGCAAATTCGATGAACGCCTTGAGGTCGCGCACGCCTTCGGATGCCGTGCGGGTAAGATCGATCATGCCCGGTTCGAACGAGGTGAAGATCCTCATCTCGCGACGTGCCCGTGTCGCCGCGACGTTTAGGCGCCGCCAACCGCCCGAATTGTTCAGCTTGCCAAAGGACATCGACATTGTCTTGCCGCCGGGTTCGGTCGGCCCGAAATTCACGCCGAGCAGGATGACGTCGCGTTCGTCGCCCTGCACCGTTTCTAGGTTGCGCACGCAAACCGGCTCGGTCCGGTTCTCCTGATCGAAATGCGGCACGATTTCAGGATGCGCACGCTGCGCCTTGTCAAGCAGATCCTCGACCAGCTTCATCTGCTCGGCATTCATCGTGATAATGCCGAGCGTCAGCGGATTGCCCTTTTCATCCACGAAGCCCGGATCGCGCAGCCGCCGCACGGCTCCGTCGACGATCGCTTGCGCCTCGATCGGGTTGGTCTTGATTCCGCTGGTATAGACGCCCGGAACACGTTGCCAGGTGACAGCACTAGGACGGGTTTCTGGGGGCGGGAAGGTGACGAGCTTGCTGTCGTAATAGCGCGTGTTGGAAAAGGTGATCAGGCTTTCGTGCCGGCTGCGATAATGCCAGTCGAGGCTGTGCTGCGGCACACCGGCAGCAAGGCATTCGTCGAGGATGCTCTCCATGTCGGGCACGGTATCGTCGTCGATCGTGGCAGTGCCTGATCCGCGCCCGAAATCGTTGCTAGGCGGCATCTGTCGCGGATCGCCGGCGATGACGACCTGTTTGCCGCGCGCCATCGCCCCAATCGCGTCCCATGGCGTGATCTGTGACGCTTCGTCGAAGATGACGAGATCGAATAACGCCTGATCGGGGGGAAGATATTGCGCGATCGACAGTGGGCTCATCAACATACACGGCGCAAGTCGGGTGAATGCATCGCCCATTTCCGCCGCGAGCTTGCGGATCGGCATGCTCGGGCGCTGCAACTGAAGCTGGTGCTTGAGCGTGCCGTAACCGTCTTTTTTGCCGACCGCATTCTTGTCCGGGATCAACCCGCACAGCCGCGCGCGGACATAACGCGAAGACAACAGGCCCATTCGGTCGTCGAGCGCGCGGAAGCGCGCGATCCGATCCTCCTGCTCGCCCACCATGAAGTGGGTCAGCATCGGCTCCTGGTCGATCCGGGTGAAGGCGAACCAGCGGGCATAAGCGGTCTCGAACACGGGCAACGATGCTTCGGGAGCAATCGCCCCGCGCTCGAGCGCCGCAACCAGCGGGGCAAGATGTGCCTGCATCGCCTCGTCACGTACACCGCGCCAATGCGCCCAATCCCGAAGTCGACGGCCATGCGCCACCACCGCGCTGGCGCGCAGACGGAGTTCGGCAAAATCGCTTCCCAGTTTCGCGCCAGACAGCGTCTCGAAACGACCAATCACTGCGTCGAAACGGTCGAGCGCACGCCGCAGCCGTTCGATAGCGCCCGCCACCGCACCATCGTTTGCCAGCATCTCATTGGCGTCGACCACAAGCGTCGCGGTCGCACCACGCAGCGTCACCAGCATGTCGGGGCCATCCGCTTCGGCCGCAATCGCCGCGCGCAATCGGTCGGCGCGTCCGATCGCCTGTTCGATCCGGTCGCCATCGCTTGCAAGCCCGGCCCATCCCGGCAACCCCGATGCCTGGTTCGCCAGCCCGTCAATCTGCGCCAGCAGATCGCGCATCGCCGCAAGCCGAGGCAGATCGGCTTGCGGGTCGACCATAGCCGATGCACCACCCGCCTGCATAAGCGCCCGCGCCACCTTGCGCTGCGCCAGAGTGGCCAGGAACCAGAACTTGCCCGACGCGACTTTCCAATCCGCGCGCATCGCCTCGATATCAAGACGGCGCGCGGCTTCGGGCGCATAAGGTGCGCTTAACGTGGCTTCTTCCAGCCTATAGCGCGCGATCAATGCCAGCGCGTCACGCACGGCCATCACCCGATCGGTCATATCGGGAGCGAAGGCAAAGCGCAGATCATGGCCATGCATCGACAGGCACAGATCAACGAAGCCAAGCAACGCTCCCAGCTGTGTGCGATCCTGTCCGGGTAGCGGGAGCCTACCCGCGGTTGCGACCGCCTCACGCGCGTCTACCACGGCGTCGATCGCATCGGGGACTTCGCCCGCGCTGGCGACGATTGCCTCCTGCCACCCGTTCGACCAGTCGGTCCGCGCGATCCCGTCCAGCTCAGCGGGCAGATCGGCAACCGTCTTGCGCGCAATTCCCATCCGCCGGGCGATGTCTCGAAATTGCGCCATATGATCGGCCGAATGGCAGGTGGCGGCCGGAAAAGTGAACTGTGGGGTCGCTTCGTCGGCATCGCGCACGGTGCGTCCGATCGCATTATGGATTGTCCAGCCATTGGCGTCGCGGCGATGGAGCAACGCCACCACATCGTTCAATTCATCACGCAGACGATGTGTCTCGTTAGCCTCGCGATCCCATTCCTCCTGGGTCAGCGTGTCACGCGCCGTCCAGGCGCTATCGAGTTGTTTGAGGACTGCAGTCTTGGTCGCCTTGGCCGAATGAAGTTCGAGACAGAAAGGTGCGAGGCCCTTGTCGGCCAATCGCCGCTGCACGACCTCCAGCGCCGCGCGCTTCTCCGCCACGAACAGTACGCGCCGCCCGAGTGCGAGATTATGCGCAATCATGTTCGCGATCGTCTGCGACTTGCCCGTTCCCGGCGGACCGTCGAGCACAAAGTCACGCTGCTCCGCAGAGGCGACAACCGCTGCCAGCTGCGAACTGTCCGCCGGCAGCGGCGTGAACAGGCTGGCAGGATCGATCCGGGTGTCCATTTCCTCGGCGCGGGGGAAACCGCCCTTATCGACCTGCACTGATCCATCCCGATCGATCAAGTGCCGTACCAGCGGGCTTTCCTTTAGCCGGTCGGCGCGGTCGACCAAATCCTTCCACATCAGATATTTTGCAAAGGAGAAGGTGCCCAGCGCAACTTCGGGCACCACCTCGAAACCCACAATATCGCGAACGGCGGTGCGCACCGTGCGCCACACCCCAGCGACGTCGACCCCGCTATGATCCTGCGGCAATTCACCGTCCAAACCAGGAATGGTCAGTTCGAAATCCTGTCGCAGCAGTTCGAGCAGGGTCAGGTTGAAGCGCGGCTCGTCCTCATGCGCGATCATCGTCACACCGGACAGCGCACTCTTGCGCTCCAGCCGTACCGGCAACAGGATCAGAGGCGCGCGATACGTCTTCTCCTCCGACGCGGACTTCTTCCATTTGAGAAAGCCCAGCGCGAGATAGAGCGTGTTGGCTCCCCCTTCCTCCAGATCGGTACGCGCCTTGCGGTACAGTTCGATCAGCGACGCATCGAGCTTGTCCTTGGGCAGCAGCGACAGCGCCTCGCCCCGGTTCATCGCCTGCACCGCCACCTCTTCGCGCAGGCTTGTCTGGGTCTGCTGCTGGTAGAGTTTCTCGTCGCGCCCGCCGACATCGAGATCGGGCATTGGTACGATCCGCACCTTGCGACCGCCGGCGAGCAGGTCTTCCAGCGCGCCAGGATCGGGGCACAGCAGCCTGATGACGGTCTTGCCGTCCCGCAGATTGAGCAGACTGTTGCTGGTCGTCAGGTTTAACAGTTTGCGCTGCCACTGCAGGATCCGCCCCGCTGCTGTTGGCACGTCTTCCACCACCTCGACATCAAAAGCCGGCAGCGCCGGAGCCGCCTCCAGCCCCTCGGCGACCTCGGGCATGTCAGGACCGGCGGTGCGCCCGGTCGCGGCAACGCCGAGCGGTCGGATCTTCTGCATACGGGCGCGGCGGACGTCGATCGCCATCTCGAACTGCGCATCGGCCTCTTCGGCGATTTGCCGCCGTGCGGTCGCCATTGCCTGCCCGAACCCCGCCGGCGAACTCTGCGTCGCCAAAGTCGTTTCGAACACGACCAGATCGTCCAGATCAAACCGACGGCGCAGCGCCGCCGCCTCATCGGTCACCAGCGTGGCGAACTCGACCGGCTGGAGCCAAACGCCGATAAAGGCATGACCTTCGGTCAGGATCAGCAGCGGATTGAGGTTGGCCTGTTCCAACGCGGCTGAGAACAGCAATGTGGTGTCGAGACATGTCGCCAACCGACCGTCGAGGATCTGCGACGGGGTGCGGACCTTCTGCCCTGTCCGCTCGAAGCTTGCCGGCGGCAGCGCATAAGTGATGCGCAGCCCCGCAACAGCCGACCAGATCGCGGACACGAGTTCCCACACGCGCTCCCGCTGGCCCGATCCATAGCCATCGATCGCATCTGGCTTGCCCGCCCGGCGCAGAACGTCCGACGCGCCTTTCAGCACCCGATCCACCGCCGGATCGTTCGGCATCACGAAGGCCGGCAGCAATTCGGCCATCGAACCGATGCCACCCCACTGGTTGTGAGCCAAGAGCTCCACCGGGTGCAGATGCTCGGCGAGGATGCCGCCGGACGCATCGGTCAAGTTGAGAGTCAGCGATCCGACCATACTCTCGGTCAGCTCGTGCAGCAGGGTCGCATTCAGCGCGACGTCGCGATCAGCAACGTGCACCTCGTCGCCAGGTAGCAACGCATCCATCCGCCAGCTCTTGCTCTGCACGAAGGGCGGATCCGCGACCAACGACAGGGTCAGATCGTGTGCCCCGCTGCCGACGAGGGCGATCACGCTCAGCTCGCGAATGACGGGAATAGCGTTCTGATGGGTAGCAAAGCCGATCTTTGCAGCGATCGCGCAATTGATTTGCCAAGTCATGTTAAAAGCCCCTCTTGAGGCAAGAGATGACTCAACGGTCTTTGTCGTTCAATATTTGATAGCATCCGGAACGGTGAGATCACGTCTCGGTATGAAGCTGATAGCTAATGCTAGGCTTCTAACGCCCTCATAGTCGCCGTTCGCCGGCGCTACCGTAAATGCCGAAAGCAGCCATTCGGCCAGCTGGGCTCATGAGAGGGTTGTGGCAGAAGCCGAGGGCCGCACCCTGGCTGCTTGGCAGGCCTAATATCGACTGCCCGGAAATTGATAAGGCCTCTTTCGCTGGGACCGGTCCCTTGCCTCGTGGGGTGAGCGCTGCAGGACCGGGAGGGTCAATGCCGTCGGGAGGCTCGCTTGTCTGGCTAGGCGGTGAGAGCTATGACATTCCCAGACCCGAATAGCTTCTCTACCGATTGCAGCGCCGTCGGCAACAAAGTCTGGGTCGCTAAGACAGCCAGCTTTTTCTTCGGCCTGGAAACCGCCACGTAAAAGAGGTTCCGCGCCCGATAATACCCCTTCTCGTTCTTCGCGGTGATGGCGCCCGTCGTCAGCAGCTCAAGCAGCTGTGGCCAGTTATAATGGTTCCACCCGCCGCCAAGCACGACGATGACGTTGTCGAACTCCGCGCCCTTAACGCTGTGCTGTGTCGCAAACGGCGTTTGGCCCTCGATAAATTCGGCGAGCCGCACCAGCTCCTGGTACGGCGCCTCTCGGACGAGGCCATGCTCCTGAAGCGAGCGCGGCAACTCCGCACCGTTTTCGGCCGCCGCAAGCTCCTGCTCGCGCCTAACAATCCGGTCCGGTAGCCGAGGTCGACCTGTTTCCTTCAGGAGGTCGACGACGTCGCCTATGCTTCCGTTGCCGCGCGCGTCCGCTAACGCGGCCATGTCAGTCGCCCACGCGACCTTGTCTTCGTGCGCGCTGAGCTCTGGCCGTGACCCAAGGATTCTGAACATGTCGCCGAAGCGCTTCTCGGTGAAGGCGCGACACATCGGCTCTACGGTGTCGACAAGGAACGCGATCAACGGATCCTCCTTCTTCGCGAAGGAGTCATTGTAACGATAAGCCTTGGCGATCGTGGGATAGCCGCGCTCAGCGGCAATCGCGTTATGCGTCAGCATGAGGATCTTCGTCTTCTCGGATGACAGATCCCACCCGTCCTCCTTCAGCCTTTCCGTCAGCTTCGCCATAAAATCCCGGCTGACCTCCGGCGGCGTGTCGTTCTTGGAAGACGAGCTGCTGGTCCGCTCACCGGTGTAGGAATTGGCATGAAAGAACCGCGCCTCGCCTTTAGCGTCGGGATCCTTGACGGCCTGCTTCAGCTCCGGTCGCAACGCGTTCAGCACGTTCACCACCGCGGGCACCGATCGAAAGTTCGAAGCCTTGTCGATCGGTTCAAGGGAGGGATATTCCGCCAGACCATAGTCGCTTCGATAGATTGTCTGCCAGTGATCGCCGAAGAAGCCGATCCTGGGACCGGTGCCGGTGGCTAGAAAATGCTCTGCCAGCGCCGCCATGAAGTGAGGGTCGGTGTCCTGATACTCGTCCACGAAGATAACGGGATATGTCGCGGCGAAAAGGGACCGAAATTTCGGCTTTCCAAGAAGTTGCGCCATGAACCGAGGGACGTCGTCGTGATGGAGCGTAATGTGCTTCTCGTCGATGCCGAAAAAGCCCAGCTGATACTCCACGATCTGGTCAGCGATCCCGCCTGCTTCCGCAATCTTGTCCTGTTTGTCCTCCATCCCAGCGACGAGCGCCCGCAAATCCTTCTGGAACCTGGACATGAACCCCCAGCAGAAAGCATGGATGGTCTCGACCAGGATCGCGGGGTGCTGCTCGATCTCTTGCGCGATCTCCTCCCGCGCCACCTCGGTGTAAGTTATGCACGCGACTTTCTGGCCTGCTCGCTGCAGGTCGCGGCCGCGCTCGTTGATGAGCTTCTTGAGCGCCTCGACGAGCGAATAGGTCTTACCGGCGCCAGCACCGGCTTCCAGCCGGAAGTTGCGGCCTTCGTCTAGGCACGCGTCTACCCGTTTCTGCGCCTCCTTGGCAGCTTCGACCGCAGGGTTCGTCATAGATCGTACTGCGGCGCGGAGCTTTCGGGCGCAGCCGGACTAAAGTCCGAGCCTGCCGCGATCGGCAGCGCGCCCGCGCCGACGCCAGCAAGCGGTGGCGGAGTTTCCGGAGGCGGGGGCGGCTCGGATAGCCAGGTCAGGCCTTGCTTGATGTATTTGGGAACGGCCCAATCCGCTTCCTGAATGGCGAACCGCAGGGCGGTCTCCGATTTGCTGAGGTCTTGTGCCATTTCCCAAGCGAGCAATCCGCGATCGCCTTCCTCAGGCAGGCCAAACCGCTCAGGATTTGCGAGGATCAGCGCATCCTCATAGCTCCGCCCGCACCAGCTCGAGCCGTCTTCCGGGACCTGGTAAGCGATTGAGCGATAGCGGGAGAGCTTCTCTTCCGGCGTCTTGGCGCAGAGCGCCTCGATACTGATCTGCTGGCCCTTGGGGACCGAGAACCAGTTTCGGATCGCGGCGTTCGAGCTGTGCTCGCCTTCGGCGCAAGGACATTTGACGGCGCGCGGCTTATCCTTGCTCTTGTCGATGCGAACCGCATCGATGTCGGTGATGATCAGGCTCTTCAATTCCAGGAAGTCGAGGAGTGGGTAGAAGATGTGCGCGTAGGCGCCGCCGACCTCGATCGTCGTGATATATTGGCGGCCAAGCTTCCGTTCGGGCGCGAGCTCTTCGTCCACAAGCCGCACGATGCGGGGCATCAGGATGCGCTCGGTGGTCCCTTCGACCAGGATCGCCTTGTCCGCAAAATACAGATCGCACTGGGTCAGGGTCATATACTGATGAAGGAATTCGCGATCCTCCTGCGGGATAGCGGCGCTGCCTTTGCGGAAATCCTTGACCTTGGTCCGCCGCGCCCCCGCCGCATCCTGGCTCGAACTCAGAAAATAGCGCACCGCTTCGAATGAGGCCGCGTTTGCGACGTGCGGCGAGTGTGTCGAGATAATGAACTGAACCTGCCAGACCGGCTCGCCGACATATTTGGCAGACAGTGCCGCGACGGCGGCGTTCAACTGTGCGATCAGCACCTCTTGCATCTGGGGATGCAGGTGCGCCTCCGGCTCTTCTATGAAGACGAGATGGGTACCGGGCCGGATCGAGCGAGCGCGATACGCCTTATGGAAGGTCTCGAGTTGCAACAGCATGTAGATCAGGTTGCGGGTGCCGAGGCCGTTATAACCCTCGGGAAGATGGACACCGTGCTGGCCGGTGTAGAAGATCTTCGTGTGGTCCGAGAGAAGCGTCTCGACGTTGAGCGACGTTTCAGGCCTGAGCTCAGCGTCGTTGAGACCTGGGAAGCCGAACGCGCTCAAAGCTG is drawn from Sphingomonas crocodyli and contains these coding sequences:
- a CDS encoding ATP-dependent nuclease, whose product is MLIEKIQVQGFRLLEDVEFLLEPTATVIVGRNNSGKTSLTEIFDRLAGEHGPKFRLEDFSAGTRGKFLEAKAKREAGGNPEDVLALLPAIAVTLTFKYDSSVGELGPLAPFVIDLDPSCSTAIARIEYGASSASLATLFDVQEPEAGSDAVAHFYRQLRDTLPRAYRISVTAIDPTDPANFRVLDGTGSLSALVQCGFVRAQRTLDSSKPTDTAVIGRLLGTLFQTASSMTAAESDQALAAALKTSVSQIEQTIQNDFDTMVKDLLPALSAFGFPGLNDAELRPETSLNVETLLSDHTKIFYTGQHGVHLPEGYNGLGTRNLIYMLLQLETFHKAYRARSIRPGTHLVFIEEPEAHLHPQMQEVLIAQLNAAVAALSAKYVGEPVWQVQFIISTHSPHVANAASFEAVRYFLSSSQDAAGARRTKVKDFRKGSAAIPQEDREFLHQYMTLTQCDLYFADKAILVEGTTERILMPRIVRLVDEELAPERKLGRQYITTIEVGGAYAHIFYPLLDFLELKSLIITDIDAVRIDKSKDKPRAVKCPCAEGEHSSNAAIRNWFSVPKGQQISIEALCAKTPEEKLSRYRSIAYQVPEDGSSWCGRSYEDALILANPERFGLPEEGDRGLLAWEMAQDLSKSETALRFAIQEADWAVPKYIKQGLTWLSEPPPPPETPPPLAGVGAGALPIAAGSDFSPAAPESSAPQYDL
- a CDS encoding UvrD-helicase domain-containing protein: MTNPAVEAAKEAQKRVDACLDEGRNFRLEAGAGAGKTYSLVEALKKLINERGRDLQRAGQKVACITYTEVAREEIAQEIEQHPAILVETIHAFCWGFMSRFQKDLRALVAGMEDKQDKIAEAGGIADQIVEYQLGFFGIDEKHITLHHDDVPRFMAQLLGKPKFRSLFAATYPVIFVDEYQDTDPHFMAALAEHFLATGTGPRIGFFGDHWQTIYRSDYGLAEYPSLEPIDKASNFRSVPAVVNVLNALRPELKQAVKDPDAKGEARFFHANSYTGERTSSSSSKNDTPPEVSRDFMAKLTERLKEDGWDLSSEKTKILMLTHNAIAAERGYPTIAKAYRYNDSFAKKEDPLIAFLVDTVEPMCRAFTEKRFGDMFRILGSRPELSAHEDKVAWATDMAALADARGNGSIGDVVDLLKETGRPRLPDRIVRREQELAAAENGAELPRSLQEHGLVREAPYQELVRLAEFIEGQTPFATQHSVKGAEFDNVIVVLGGGWNHYNWPQLLELLTTGAITAKNEKGYYRARNLFYVAVSRPKKKLAVLATQTLLPTALQSVEKLFGSGNVIALTA